A genomic segment from Bryobacteraceae bacterium encodes:
- a CDS encoding DUF4132 domain-containing protein — protein sequence MTIAPDAIQEFAAATDNQPMVFTEREALALVAEPLARLRNAPADDRFAFVVEALDRIPWAHSYALALALKGSAAALLRGLSLSPVQAVRLVETAARPRQTYPFKAILSALDGIHVTPALRDALTQLRGSVDEWHGAREARDIHARIDALLNGPAEEPPVAPVAAWSAQVFAESDASPRQLAWRALFLHARGLKQSTPARKWCAEAVALADRVGRATVIEAAHRWLALGPMPGNPNEQVPADEADYQKGFIATLGALGDASVAPAIADFAAACFRKIPQIGAVSHRVGNACLWALGAMPGFDSVAQLSRLATRVKYDVARRLIEKALDEAAARNNVSRDDLEAMSVPTFGLDAAGARTETLGEATATLAIVNRAASLSLSARAKANHPEAVPALKKAAKDLDAILATQRLRLERKLLSEAWCDAARWRAWYVDHPVTGAFARDLIWEVETTGAIRTAIWRDGALVDWAGNQIDSAAGRVRIWHPIRSDVQTVLAWRCWLEDHGVVQPFKQAHREVYLLTDAERAAGTYSNRFAAHLLRQHQFAALCRDRGWQFKLMGQWDSHNTPHIVLPRHGLRAEYHVEFPETEEVTAHAVYLTIGTGHVQFFDATANPDRFEWPPRPPMRLEDVPPLVFTEVMRDIDLFVGVASIGADPTWGVERPTDPHIEYWRGYAFGELTESAVNRRATLERLLPRLAIAPRCSLDGRFLIVRGDLREYRIHIGSANVIMEPSGRYLCIVQGGGDTAARVALPFEGDRTLALILSKAFLLANDAVIKDPTITRQFP from the coding sequence GGCGGACGACCGTTTCGCCTTCGTCGTCGAAGCTCTCGATCGAATCCCGTGGGCCCACAGCTATGCGCTCGCCCTCGCGCTGAAGGGTTCCGCGGCGGCGCTTCTCCGTGGTCTCTCGCTGAGCCCGGTGCAAGCCGTGCGCCTGGTCGAAACCGCTGCCCGGCCGCGCCAGACGTACCCGTTCAAGGCGATTCTCTCGGCGCTCGACGGTATCCACGTGACCCCCGCGTTACGCGACGCCCTCACCCAACTCCGCGGTTCGGTGGACGAGTGGCACGGCGCGCGCGAAGCCCGCGACATCCACGCCCGTATCGACGCGCTGCTCAATGGCCCTGCCGAAGAGCCGCCGGTTGCGCCCGTCGCGGCGTGGTCGGCGCAGGTCTTCGCCGAAAGCGACGCATCGCCGCGGCAGCTCGCCTGGCGGGCCCTCTTTCTGCACGCGCGCGGGCTCAAGCAATCCACGCCGGCGCGCAAGTGGTGTGCCGAAGCGGTTGCGCTGGCGGACCGCGTCGGCCGCGCCACGGTGATCGAAGCCGCGCACCGGTGGCTCGCCCTAGGCCCCATGCCCGGCAATCCGAACGAGCAGGTCCCCGCCGATGAGGCTGACTACCAGAAGGGCTTCATCGCCACCCTCGGCGCGCTAGGCGACGCGAGTGTCGCGCCGGCCATCGCCGATTTCGCCGCCGCCTGCTTCAGGAAGATTCCGCAGATCGGCGCCGTCTCCCACCGCGTCGGCAACGCGTGCCTCTGGGCGCTCGGCGCGATGCCCGGCTTCGACTCCGTCGCGCAGTTGAGCCGGCTCGCCACGCGAGTCAAGTACGACGTCGCCCGGCGCCTCATCGAGAAGGCGCTCGACGAAGCGGCCGCCCGCAACAATGTCAGCCGCGACGATCTCGAGGCGATGTCGGTTCCCACCTTCGGGCTCGATGCCGCCGGCGCCCGCACCGAAACGCTTGGCGAGGCCACGGCGACCCTCGCTATCGTCAACCGCGCCGCCTCCCTCTCGTTGTCCGCTCGCGCCAAGGCGAATCACCCGGAGGCGGTCCCGGCGCTCAAGAAGGCCGCCAAGGATCTCGACGCTATTCTCGCCACCCAGCGCCTGCGGCTCGAACGAAAGCTGCTCTCTGAAGCGTGGTGCGACGCCGCCCGATGGCGCGCCTGGTACGTCGATCACCCGGTCACCGGCGCCTTCGCCCGCGATCTGATCTGGGAAGTCGAAACCACCGGCGCGATCCGCACCGCCATCTGGCGCGACGGCGCGCTCGTCGATTGGGCCGGCAACCAAATCGACTCCGCCGCCGGGCGCGTCCGTATCTGGCACCCGATCCGCTCCGACGTACAGACCGTCCTCGCGTGGCGCTGCTGGCTCGAAGACCACGGCGTCGTCCAGCCATTCAAACAGGCGCACCGGGAAGTGTATCTCCTCACCGACGCCGAACGCGCCGCTGGAACCTACTCCAATCGCTTCGCCGCGCACTTACTCCGGCAGCATCAATTCGCCGCCTTGTGCCGTGACCGCGGATGGCAGTTCAAGCTGATGGGCCAATGGGATTCGCACAATACGCCCCACATCGTTCTGCCCCGGCACGGCCTGCGCGCCGAGTATCACGTCGAGTTCCCGGAGACGGAAGAGGTCACCGCGCACGCCGTCTATCTCACCATCGGCACCGGCCACGTCCAGTTCTTCGACGCCACGGCCAACCCGGATCGGTTCGAGTGGCCGCCCCGCCCGCCGATGCGCCTCGAAGACGTCCCGCCGCTTGTCTTTACCGAAGTCATGCGCGACATCGACCTCTTCGTCGGAGTCGCGAGCATCGGCGCCGACCCCACCTGGGGCGTCGAGCGTCCTACGGACCCGCACATCGAATACTGGCGCGGCTACGCGTTCGGCGAACTCACCGAATCCGCAGTCAACCGCCGCGCGACGCTCGAACGTCTGCTGCCGCGCCTCGCCATCGCCCCGCGCTGCAGCCTCGACGGCCGCTTCCTCATCGTCCGCGGCGATCTCCGCGAGTACCGCATCCACATCGGCAGCGCCAACGTCATCATGGAGCCCTCCGGCCGCTACCTCTGCATCGTGCAGGGCGGCGGCGATACGGCCGCACGCGTCGCGCTTCCGTTCGAAGGCGACCGTACCCTCGCCCTCATCCTGAGCAAAGCCTTCCTCCTCGCCAACGACGCCGTGATCAAGGACCCAACCATCACCCGCCAGTTCCCCTGA
- a CDS encoding amidohydrolase family protein translates to MTRRTFAAATATAAAMPAADPIPVIDTHIHLFDTARPQGIPWPPKSDAIRYKTALPPRYRQLTKALNVRGAIEVECSPWFDDNQWVLDVMAKEKIMVGTIGNLEPADADFAKHLERFHKNPLFLGVRYGNLWGKDIHDQLPKPAFADGLKRLAAAGLTLDTANPTVRLLQDLIRVSDIAPTLRIVIDHLPKLATPAPGPQRKAYEAALIEIGRRKQIYVKLSAVLLEKDGNVSHNLDDYRPKLDELFGVFGEDRVLYGSDWPNSEPLGPYPDIIAIVQKYFAAKPRAVAEKYFWKNSVAAYRWVHRDASQPKLA, encoded by the coding sequence GTGACCCGTCGCACCTTCGCCGCAGCCACCGCCACCGCGGCCGCCATGCCCGCCGCCGACCCCATCCCTGTCATCGATACGCATATCCATCTCTTCGATACCGCGCGCCCGCAAGGCATCCCGTGGCCGCCCAAGAGCGACGCCATCCGCTACAAGACGGCCCTCCCGCCGCGATACCGTCAACTCACCAAGGCGCTCAACGTCCGCGGCGCCATCGAAGTGGAGTGCAGCCCCTGGTTCGACGACAACCAATGGGTGCTCGACGTGATGGCCAAGGAGAAGATCATGGTGGGTACGATCGGCAACCTCGAGCCCGCCGACGCCGACTTCGCGAAACACCTCGAACGCTTCCACAAAAACCCGCTTTTCCTCGGAGTCCGCTACGGCAACCTCTGGGGCAAGGATATCCACGATCAGCTCCCCAAGCCCGCCTTCGCCGACGGTCTCAAGCGTCTCGCTGCCGCCGGACTTACGCTCGACACCGCCAATCCCACCGTGCGGCTGCTCCAGGACCTGATCCGCGTCTCCGATATCGCGCCCACGCTCCGCATCGTGATCGATCACCTGCCGAAGCTCGCCACGCCTGCGCCCGGTCCGCAGCGCAAGGCTTATGAGGCGGCGCTCATCGAAATCGGCAGACGCAAGCAGATTTACGTGAAGCTATCGGCGGTGCTGCTCGAAAAGGATGGCAATGTGTCGCATAACCTGGACGACTACCGCCCCAAGCTCGACGAGTTGTTCGGCGTCTTCGGTGAGGACCGCGTCCTCTACGGCAGTGACTGGCCGAACAGCGAACCGCTCGGCCCCTACCCGGACATCATCGCCATCGTACAGAAATACTTCGCGGCCAAACCGCGCGCCGTCGCTGAGAAGTATTTCTGGAAGAACTCCGTGGCCGCCTACCGCTGGGTCCACCGGGACGCGAGCCAGCCGAAGCTCGCCTAG
- a CDS encoding glycerophosphodiester phosphodiesterase family protein, with protein MRFALAVLLAFTAVHAENAVRLIAHRGGVVSEAFAENSPASLEEAVRRGYWMIEVDVRESKDGVLVVQHDPDFERFYGVKRNVAGMTWDEIAKLRATPGNTRPMTFRELCERAKGRLRLMIDTKEPAHTDAFYREMESAMRSNGLLDAAYFIGTEESRRWFAGKARISATAEELRKLHAAGKPVERAYFLFEWGTMTRESVEWCQARAIPVVPSINTFHYRGDRPIERGKADIERLRSWGVTEFQIDSVYDPVLTR; from the coding sequence ATGCGCTTCGCCCTCGCCGTTCTCCTCGCCTTCACCGCCGTCCACGCTGAGAACGCCGTCCGCCTCATCGCGCATCGCGGCGGAGTCGTCTCCGAGGCGTTCGCCGAAAACAGCCCGGCGAGCCTCGAGGAAGCCGTGCGCCGCGGCTACTGGATGATCGAAGTGGACGTGCGCGAATCGAAAGACGGCGTCCTCGTCGTCCAGCACGATCCGGACTTCGAACGCTTCTACGGCGTGAAGCGGAACGTCGCCGGCATGACTTGGGATGAAATCGCGAAGTTGCGCGCCACGCCCGGCAACACCCGCCCCATGACCTTCCGTGAACTCTGCGAGCGCGCCAAGGGCCGCCTCCGTCTGATGATCGATACCAAGGAGCCCGCCCACACGGATGCCTTCTACCGCGAAATGGAAAGCGCCATGCGCTCCAACGGGCTGCTTGACGCCGCCTACTTCATCGGAACCGAAGAAAGCCGCCGCTGGTTCGCCGGCAAGGCCCGCATCTCCGCGACGGCCGAGGAACTCCGCAAGCTCCACGCCGCCGGCAAGCCCGTCGAGCGGGCCTACTTTCTCTTCGAATGGGGCACGATGACGCGCGAGTCCGTCGAATGGTGCCAGGCCCGCGCGATCCCGGTGGTCCCCTCGATCAACACGTTCCACTACCGCGGGGACCGGCCGATCGAGCGCGGCAAGGCCGATATCGAACGGCTCCGCTCCTGGGGCGTCACCGAGTTCCAGATCGATTCCGTCTACGACCCGGTGCTCACCCGGTAG
- a CDS encoding BACON domain-containing carbohydrate-binding protein: MRTLAAMIAVAAAAHAEGMWFEENRGQVRGEVRFFARGPGYHLYLHPASATAVTFGAAGEAPRVVTMEFAGARGDAAMEGLEETADRSNYFVGNDRARWIRGLSHYRSVAVRGVWQGVDVRYYESAAGTIEHDFVIAPGADAGQVRFRIPGAELAADGSLRAGGMRWVAPVAYQMAGGERRAVESQYVLGDGGAVSIALGAYDRGRELVIDPEMVFAKYVGGSNADPVADIAYRPVSGELVMVGYTKSVDLPVVNAFQSSPRGNDDAFILRTSPSGTRFFTYLGGSDQEAAGAVALDAAGNAYVAGATSSADFPGATLSSGAGAFVAKLTPDGALVYSARIGGVDAGVSGIAVDAAGAAYVAGASFLGSLATTPGALQPAPAGDADAVVLKLNPSGTALEYATYLGGSGADWATGIAVSASGEAFTAGVTDSVGLATAGALRQAPAGGRDGFVARLNASGSAKIYFTYYGGSGTDSVNAIALDGNAAIIGGSTSSADLPVASAVQGTLQGILDGFAAVLNSSGSAVTMATYLGGAGIDSVSAIAAVNAQSIVVAGNADPAGFPVVNPLFNGPQSGQFLAWIRANPNYGFEFSTLLPMGSSLIGEAINGIAIDPADVANHMYVAGGVSNIRFPADRRISTESAGGATPDPGNLGFYARVRAGSGLCMPEFWADPSADGRTVVLRGTGAGAVLKVRSPGDCNWTLGIPAAASWLTVGRTSGAGIEGIGVTAPPNPGPARSAVLTISPGGTSVTVTQPAAGCMYTFNPPVVRLGTPGTMEVLQLNTEDGCAWQVPSSLPPWFTLQQTAGTPGVGPAAFILTAVGTSPIGVAYDLELGPAPGTVNIRRGACGIRFQGGTDRVQFGAQAATVPVTVAAADGCAWNAQRDIPGTDWLTLTPSSGVGPRTAQLSVTANTTLSARAGGFAFGGVSLLVAQQEAEGTPAAACTYRVTPGARSYDYFGGTGRFDVETQPGCRWRATGSGARILTPPAESSGPGEVTYTVSFNDRLTLRGRQIFIENPTAERVATFTALLGPIHPRLPVVLPYEITTEAVGGPFFSTPRTVWHFRAADPVSGGNIEEIRVRIGAWRDDPERCEFAYRRSTNTLTLEGGQPASGVPGAAGILTAGACQIDLQASTVTTDENLMELKPGLLLLGASALRSQAVYESVTSSGGAQATLSPAGVTGLNMIPPGSPRVFLESPEVAGFDRDVFQFVARDETGASNIQAVSVLINDTLDPKNACYFGYHRASNTILLVNDEATGYMNPLALGSGGAIQNRQCRIEDTGPQPSAIDALLRLAVNVRFLPRFSGSRVVFSAVQSASGTSAWRPVGFYRVQPQ, translated from the coding sequence ATGAGGACGTTGGCAGCGATGATCGCGGTGGCCGCGGCGGCGCACGCCGAGGGAATGTGGTTCGAGGAGAACCGCGGGCAGGTGCGCGGCGAGGTGCGGTTCTTCGCGCGGGGGCCGGGGTATCACTTGTACCTGCATCCCGCGTCGGCGACGGCGGTGACGTTCGGGGCAGCGGGCGAAGCGCCGCGAGTGGTGACGATGGAGTTCGCAGGCGCGCGCGGGGACGCGGCGATGGAGGGGCTGGAGGAGACGGCCGACCGGAGCAACTACTTCGTGGGGAACGATCGCGCGCGGTGGATTCGCGGGCTGAGCCACTACCGGAGCGTGGCGGTGCGCGGCGTGTGGCAGGGCGTGGACGTACGGTATTACGAGAGCGCGGCGGGGACGATCGAGCATGACTTCGTCATCGCGCCGGGGGCGGACGCGGGGCAGGTCCGGTTTCGGATCCCGGGAGCGGAGCTGGCGGCGGACGGGTCGTTGCGCGCGGGCGGGATGAGGTGGGTGGCGCCGGTGGCGTATCAGATGGCGGGTGGTGAGCGGCGGGCGGTGGAGAGCCAGTATGTGCTGGGCGATGGGGGCGCGGTGTCGATCGCTCTGGGCGCGTATGACCGCGGGCGGGAGCTGGTGATCGATCCAGAGATGGTATTCGCGAAGTACGTGGGCGGGTCGAACGCAGACCCGGTTGCAGACATCGCCTACCGGCCTGTCTCGGGTGAACTGGTGATGGTGGGCTACACAAAGTCAGTGGATCTGCCCGTGGTGAATGCCTTTCAGAGTTCGCCGCGTGGCAACGACGATGCATTCATTCTGAGGACATCGCCGTCGGGGACGCGCTTCTTCACCTACCTGGGCGGGTCGGATCAGGAGGCGGCGGGGGCTGTGGCGCTGGACGCGGCCGGAAACGCATACGTAGCTGGCGCGACGAGTTCGGCGGACTTTCCCGGCGCCACGCTGTCGAGTGGGGCCGGTGCGTTCGTCGCCAAGCTGACGCCGGACGGAGCCCTGGTGTACTCGGCTAGGATCGGGGGTGTCGACGCCGGGGTCTCAGGGATTGCGGTGGACGCCGCCGGCGCGGCCTACGTGGCGGGAGCGTCGTTTCTCGGCAGCCTTGCGACTACGCCCGGCGCATTACAGCCGGCGCCGGCCGGGGACGCCGATGCGGTTGTGCTGAAGCTGAATCCATCGGGCACGGCGCTCGAGTATGCGACCTACCTGGGCGGCTCGGGCGCCGACTGGGCCACAGGGATCGCCGTGAGCGCGTCGGGAGAGGCGTTCACGGCCGGTGTAACCGACTCGGTGGGGCTGGCAACAGCCGGGGCATTGAGGCAGGCGCCCGCTGGAGGCCGGGATGGCTTCGTGGCCCGGCTGAACGCATCTGGTTCGGCGAAGATCTACTTCACCTACTACGGCGGATCCGGGACCGACAGCGTCAATGCGATCGCGCTCGACGGGAACGCCGCGATTATCGGCGGATCCACGTCGTCGGCCGACCTGCCAGTAGCGAGCGCGGTGCAGGGCACCCTGCAAGGAATCCTGGACGGATTCGCCGCGGTGCTGAACAGCAGTGGCTCGGCGGTGACGATGGCCACCTACCTGGGAGGCGCCGGCATCGATTCGGTAAGCGCGATCGCCGCTGTCAATGCGCAGTCCATCGTGGTGGCCGGCAATGCGGACCCGGCGGGTTTTCCGGTGGTGAACCCGCTGTTCAATGGACCGCAGTCCGGACAGTTCCTGGCGTGGATTCGCGCGAATCCGAATTACGGATTCGAGTTTTCGACTCTGCTCCCGATGGGGTCCTCGCTTATCGGCGAGGCGATTAACGGGATCGCGATCGATCCCGCCGACGTCGCTAATCATATGTATGTCGCCGGCGGCGTCTCGAATATCCGGTTCCCGGCGGACCGGCGGATTTCGACCGAGTCCGCGGGCGGAGCGACGCCGGACCCGGGCAATCTCGGATTCTACGCGCGGGTACGTGCCGGGTCCGGACTGTGCATGCCGGAGTTCTGGGCGGACCCGTCGGCGGACGGGCGAACCGTAGTGCTGCGCGGGACGGGTGCGGGAGCGGTGCTCAAGGTCCGGAGCCCGGGCGACTGCAACTGGACGCTCGGGATTCCGGCGGCGGCATCCTGGCTGACGGTGGGGCGAACGTCAGGCGCCGGCATTGAAGGCATCGGGGTCACAGCGCCGCCGAATCCGGGTCCGGCGCGTAGCGCGGTGCTGACGATATCGCCCGGCGGAACCAGCGTGACGGTGACGCAGCCCGCGGCGGGGTGCATGTACACTTTCAACCCGCCCGTCGTCCGGCTGGGCACGCCGGGCACGATGGAAGTGCTGCAGTTGAACACCGAGGACGGATGCGCGTGGCAGGTTCCGTCGTCGCTGCCGCCATGGTTCACACTGCAACAGACGGCCGGGACGCCGGGCGTGGGTCCGGCGGCATTCATACTGACGGCGGTGGGCACGTCGCCGATCGGGGTCGCCTACGATCTCGAACTGGGGCCGGCGCCTGGAACCGTGAACATCCGCCGGGGCGCGTGCGGAATTCGCTTCCAAGGTGGGACGGACCGGGTGCAGTTCGGCGCGCAGGCGGCGACGGTCCCGGTGACGGTGGCTGCCGCCGATGGGTGCGCCTGGAACGCGCAGAGGGACATACCGGGGACGGACTGGTTGACGCTCACGCCTTCGAGCGGCGTGGGTCCGCGAACGGCGCAGTTGTCCGTGACGGCGAACACGACACTCTCCGCCCGCGCCGGAGGGTTCGCATTCGGCGGAGTTTCGCTGCTCGTTGCGCAGCAGGAAGCGGAAGGCACTCCAGCAGCCGCCTGCACATATCGTGTTACCCCCGGAGCGCGTTCCTACGACTACTTCGGCGGCACCGGACGGTTCGACGTGGAAACGCAACCCGGCTGCCGGTGGCGAGCGACCGGGAGCGGAGCGCGGATACTCACGCCGCCGGCCGAGTCGTCCGGTCCTGGCGAGGTCACTTACACGGTTTCGTTCAACGACCGTTTGACGCTGCGGGGACGCCAGATATTCATCGAGAACCCGACCGCCGAGCGAGTGGCTACGTTCACGGCTCTTCTGGGTCCGATTCATCCACGTCTGCCGGTGGTGCTGCCATACGAGATTACGACCGAAGCGGTGGGCGGACCGTTCTTCTCCACACCGCGAACAGTTTGGCATTTCCGCGCCGCCGACCCGGTGAGCGGCGGCAATATCGAGGAGATCCGGGTGCGCATCGGGGCGTGGCGCGACGATCCGGAACGATGTGAGTTCGCCTATCGCCGGAGCACGAACACGCTCACGCTCGAAGGCGGGCAACCGGCGTCTGGTGTGCCTGGAGCCGCGGGCATATTGACGGCGGGCGCGTGCCAGATCGATCTGCAGGCGTCGACCGTGACGACCGACGAAAATCTCATGGAACTGAAGCCGGGCCTGCTTCTGTTGGGCGCTTCGGCGCTACGCTCCCAGGCGGTCTACGAGAGCGTGACGAGTAGCGGCGGGGCGCAAGCGACGCTCAGCCCGGCGGGTGTCACCGGACTGAACATGATCCCCCCGGGGTCGCCGCGCGTGTTTCTCGAAAGCCCGGAGGTGGCCGGGTTCGACCGGGACGTGTTCCAGTTCGTGGCCCGGGACGAGACCGGCGCGTCGAACATCCAAGCGGTTTCCGTGCTTATCAATGACACGCTCGATCCGAAGAACGCCTGCTACTTCGGGTATCACCGGGCGAGCAACACGATCCTGCTGGTGAACGACGAGGCCACGGGCTATATGAATCCGCTGGCGTTGGGTAGCGGCGGCGCGATTCAGAACCGGCAGTGCCGGATCGAGGACACGGGGCCGCAGCCTTCCGCGATCGATGCGTTACTGCGGCTGGCGGTGAACGTCCGATTCCTGCCCAGATTCTCGGGAAGCCGAGTGGTATTCAGCGCCGTTCAGAGCGCGAGCGGGACGTCGGCATGGCGGCCGGTGGGGTTCTACCGCGTGCAGCCGCAATAG